A genomic window from Phocoena sinus isolate mPhoSin1 chromosome 20, mPhoSin1.pri, whole genome shotgun sequence includes:
- the SCN4A gene encoding sodium channel protein type 4 subunit alpha, which yields MATSSLPTVVPLGPESLRPFTRESQAAIERRVMEEEARQQRNKQMEIEEPEQKPCSDLEAGKSLPLIYGDPPPEVIGIPLEELDPYYSDKKTFIVLNKGKAIFRFSATPALYVLSPFSTLRRCAIKVLIHSLFSMFIMVTILTNCVFMTMSDPPSWSKHVEYTFTGIYTFESLIKILARGFCIEDFTFLRDPWNWLDFSVIMMAYLTEFVDLGNISALRTFRVLRALKTITVIPGLKTIVGALIQSVKKLSDVMILTVFCLSVFALVGLQLFMGNLRQKCVRWPPPFNDTNTTWYGNDTWDGQESWASNSTFDWDAYINDEGNFYFLEGSNDALLCGNSSDAGRCPEGYECIKAGRNPNYGYTSYDTFSWAFLALFRLMTQDYWENLFQLTLRAAGKTYMIFFVVIIFLGSFYLINLILAVVAMAYAEQNEATLAENQEKEEEFQQMLEKFKKQQEELGKAKAAQALEGREADEDPAHGKDCNGSLDTSAGEKGPPRPSCSADSGISDAMEELEEAHQKCPPWWYKCSQKVLIWNCCTPWMRFKNIVHLIVMDPFVDLGITICIVLNTLFMAMEHYPMTEQFDRVLNVGNLVFTGIFTAEMVLKLIAMDPYEYFQQGWNIFDSIIVTLSLVELGLANVQGLSVLRSFRLLRVFKLAKSWPTLNMLIKIIGNSVGALGNLTLVLAIIVFIFAVVGMQLFGKSYKECVCKIAADCSLPRWHMHDFFHSFLIVFRILCGEWIETMWDCMEVAGQAMCLTVFLMVMVIGNLVVLNLFLALLLSSFSADSLAASDEDGEMNNLQIAVTRIKWGVGFAKAFLVGLLHGKILSPKVIMLSLGGTGEAGEAGEAGESVSEDEKKELPPEEDENKDLKKDNHILNHMGLADGPPRSIELDHLNFINNPYLTIHVPIASEESDLEMPTEEETDTFSEPEDGKKPLQPLDGNSSVCSTADYKPPEEDPEEQAEESPEGEQPEECFTEACVQRFPCLYVDISQGRGKMWWTLRRACFKIVEHNWFETFIVFMILLSSGALAFEDIYIEQRRVIRTILEYADKVFTYIFIMEMLLKWVAYGFKVYFTNAWCWLDFLIVDVSIISLVANWLGYSELGPIKSLRTLRALRPLRALSRFEGMRVVVNALLGAIPSIMNVLLVCLIFWLIFSIMGVNLFAGKFYYCVNTTTAGRFAISEVNNKSECESLMHTGQVRWLNVKVNYDNVGLGYLSLLQVATFKGWMDIMYAAVDSREKEEQPQYEVNIYMYLYFVIFIIFGSFFTLNLFIGVIIDNFNQQKKKFGGKDLFMTEEQKKYYNAMKKLGSKKPQKPIPRPQNKIQGMVYDLVTQQAFDITIMILICLNMVTMMVETDDQSQLKVDILYNVNMVFIIIFTGECTLKMLALRQYYFTIGWNIFDFVVVILSIVGLALSDLIQKYFVSPTLFRVIRLARIGRVLRLIRGAKGIRTLLFALMMSLPALFNIGLLLFLVMFIYSIFGMSNFAYVKKESGIDDMFNFETFGNSIICLFEITTSAGWDGLLSPILNSGPPDCDPALENPGTSVRGDCGNPSIGICFFCSYIIISFLIVVNMYIAIILENFNVATEESSEPLGEDDFEMFYETWEKFDPDATQFIDYSRLSDFVDTLQEPLRLAKPNKIKLITLDLPMVPGDKIHCLDILFALTKEVLGDSGEMDALKETMEEKFMAANPSKVSYEPITTTLKRKHEEVCAVKIQRAYRRHLLQRSVKQASYMYRHHRDSSGDAAPEKEGLIADTMSKMYGPENGNSGLQSKGEWRGSTWDPRPALGLLSIRPTDTALPPAPPPGQTVRPGVKESLV from the exons ATGGCCACCTCATCTCTGCCCACGGTGGTGCCTCTGGGCCCTGAGAGCCTGCGCCCCTTCACCCGGGAGTCCCAGGCAGCCATAGAACGGCGGGTGATGGAGGAGGAGGCCCGGCAGCAGCGGAACAAGCAGATGGAGATTGAGGAGCCCGAGCAGAAGCCGTGCAGTGACCTGGAGGCTGGCAAGAGCCTGCCCCTTATCTATGGGGACCCCCCACCGGAGGTCATTGGCATCCCCCTGGAGGAACTGGATCCCTACTACAGTGACAAGAAG ACCTTCATCGTGCTCAACAAGGGCAAGGCCATCTTCCGCTTCTCTGCCACACCTGCTCTCTACGTGCTGAGCCCCTTTAGCACCCTCAGACGCTGCGCCATCAAGGTGCTCATCCACTC GCTGTTCAGCATGTTCATCATGGTCACCATCTTGACCAACTGCGTGTTCATGACCATGAGCGACCCGCCTTCCTGGTCTAAGCATGTGGA GTACACCTTCACGGGGATCTACACCTTTGAGTCCCTCATCAAGATCCTGGCCCGAGGCTTTTGCATCGAAGACTTCACATTCCTCCGGGACCCCTGGAACTGGCTGGACTTCAGCGTCATCATGATGGC GTACCTGACGGAGTTTGTGGACTTGGGCAACATCTCGGCCCTGAGAACCTTCCGGGTGCTGCGGGCCCTGAAAACCATCACAGTCATCCCAG GGCTGAAGACCATTGTGGGAGCCCTGATCCAGTCGGTGAAAAAGCTGTCAGATGTGATGATACTCACCGTCTTCTGCCTGAGTGTCTTTGCCCTGGTGGGGCTGCAGCTCTTCATGGGAAACCTGCGGCAGAAGTGTGTGCGCTGGCCCCCGCCCTTCAATGACACCAACACCACGTGGTACGGCAACGACACCTGGGATGGCCAGGAGAGCTGGGCCAGCAACTCTACCTTTGACTGGGATGCCTACATCAATGACGAAG GGAACTTCTATTTCCTGGAAGGCTCCAATGACGCCCTGCTCTGTGGGAACAGCAGCGACGCTGG GCGCTGCCCTGAGGGTTATGAGTGCATCAAGGCCGGACGGAACCCCAACTATGGCTACACCAGCTATGACACCTTCAGCTGGGCCTTCCTGGCTCTCTTCCGCCTCATGACACAGGACTATTGGGAGAACCTCTTCCAGCTG acCCTTCGAGCAGCGGGCAAGACCTACATGATCTTCTTCGTGGTCATCATTTTCCTGGGCTCCTTCTACCTCATCAACCTGATCCTGGCGGTGGTGGCCATGGCATACGCTGAGCAGAACGAGGCCACCTTGGCCGAGAatcaggagaaagaagaagagttTCAGCAGATGCTGGAGAAATTCAAAAAGCAGCAGGAAGAGCTGGGGAAG GCCAAGGCCGCTCAGGCGCTGGAAGGCAGGGAGGCAGACGAGGACCCAGCCCACGGCAAAGACTGCAACGGCAGCCTGGACACATCGGCGGGGGAGAAGGGGCCCCCAAGACCCAGCTGCAGCGCAGACAGCGGCATCTCAGATGCTATGGAAG AGCTGGAAGAGGCCCACCAGAAGTGCCCACCATGGTGGTACAAGTGTTCCCAGAAAGTGCTCATATGGAACTGCTGCACCCCGTGGATGAGGTTCAAGAACATCGTCCACTTGATCGTCATGGACCCCTTCGTGGACCTGGGCATCACCATCTGCATTGTGCTCAACACCCTCTTCATGGCCATGGAGCATTACCCCATGACGGAGCAATTTGACAGGGTGCTCAACGTGGGCAACCTG GTCTTCACGGGCATCTTCACAGCAGAGATGGTGCTGAAGCTCATCGCCATGGACCCCTATGAGTACTTCCAGCAGGGCTGGAACATCTTCGACAGTATCATCGTCACCCTCAGCCTGGTGGAACTGGGCCTGGCCAACGTGCAGGGGCTGTCGGTGCTCCGCTCCTTCCGTCTG CTGCGGGTCTTCAAGCTGGCCAAGTCGTGGCCAACGTTGAACATGCTCATCAAGATCATTGGCAACTCGGTGGGGGCGCTGGGCAACCTGACGCTGGTGCTGGCCATCATCGTGTTCATCTTCGCCGTGGTGGGCATGCAGCTGTTCGGCAAGAGCTACAAGGAGTGCGTGTGCAAGATCGCCGCGGACTGCAGCCTGCCCCGGTGGCACATGCACGACTTCTTCCACTCCTTCCTCATCGTCTTCCGCATCCTGTGCGGGGAGTGGATCGAGACCATGTGGGACTGCATGGAGGTGGCCGGCCAGGCCATGTGCCTCACCGTCTTCCTCATGGTCATGGTCATCGGCAACCTGGTG GTCCTGAACCTCTTCTTGGCCCTGCTGCTCAGCTCCTTCAGCGCCGACAGCCTGGCGGCCTCGGACGAGGATGGCGAGATGAACAACCTGCAGATCGCCGTCACGCGCATCAAGTGGGGTGTCGGCTTCGCCAAAGCCTTCCTCGTGGGGCTGCTGCATGGCAAGATCCTGAGCCCCAAGGTTATCATGCTCAGCCTCGGGGGGACTGGGGAGGCTGGCGAGGCCGGCGAGGCTGGGGAAAGTGTCTCAGAAGATGAGAAGAAGGAGCTACCGCCCGAGGAGGATGAAAACAAGGACCTCAAGAAGGACAATCATATCCTGAACCACATGGGCCTGGCTGACGGCCCTCCCCGCAGCATTGAGCTGGACCACCTCAACTTCATCAACAACCCCTACCTGACCATCCACGTGCCCATCGCCTCCGAGGAGTCTGACCTGGAGATGCCCACAGAGGAGGAAACGGACACCTTCTCGGAGCCTGAGGACGGCAAG AAGCCGCTGCAGCCCCTCGACGGAAACTCCTCCGTCTGCAGCACTGCCGACTACAAGCCCCCCGAGGAGGACCCCGAGGAACAGGCCGAGGAGAGCCCTGAGGGGGAGCAGCCTGAGGAGTGCTTCACCGAGG CCTGTGTGCAGCGCTTTCCCTGCCTCTACGTGGACATCTCCCAGGGCCGAGGGAAGATGTGGTGGACCCTGCGCAGGGCCTGCTTCAAGATCGTTGAGCACAACTGGTTTGAGACCTTCATCGTCTTCATGATCCTGCTCAGCAGTGGAGCCTTG GCCTTCGAGGACATCTACATCGAGCAGCGGAGAGTCATCCGGACCATCCTGGAATACGCAGACAAGGTCTTCACCTACATCTTCATCATGGAGATGCTGCTCAAGTGGGTGGCCTATGGCTTCAAGGTGTACTTCACCAACGCCTGGTGCTGGCTCGACTTCCTCATCGTGGAT GTCTCCATCATCAGCCTGGTGGCCAACTGGCTGGGCTACTCGGAGCTGGGACCCATCAAATCCCTGCGGACACTCAGGGCTCTGCGTCCCCTGAGGGCACTGTCTCGATTCGAGGGCATGAGG gTGGTGGTGAATGCCCTCCTGGGCGCCATCCCCTCCATCATGAACGTGCTGCTTGTCTGCCTGATCTTCTGGCTCATCTTCAGCATCATGGGCGTCAACCTGTTTGCCGGCAAGTTCTACTACTGCGTGAACACCACCACCGCCGGGAGGTTCGCCATCTCCGAGGTCAACAACAAGTCCGAGTGCGAGAGCCTGATGCACACGGGCCAGGTCCGCTGGCTCAACGTCAAGGTCAACTACGACAACGTGGGTCTGGGCTACCTCTCCCTCCTGCAGGTG GCCACCTTCAAGGGCTGGATGGACATCATGTATGCAGCCGTGGACTCCCGGGAG AAGGAGGAACAGCCCCAGTACGAGGTGAACATCTACATGTACCTCTATTTCGTCATCTTCATCATCTTCGGCTCCTTCTTCACCCTCAACCTCTTCATTGGCGTCATCATCGACAACTTCAACCAGCAGAAGAAGAAG TTTGGAGGGAAAGACCTCTTCATGAcggaggaacagaagaaatactaTAACGCCATGAAGAAGCTTGGCTCCAAGAAGCCTCAGAAGCCAATTCCCCGGCCCCAG AACAAGATCCAGGGCATGGTGTACGACTTGGTGACGCAGCAGGCGTTCGACATCACGATTATGATCCTCATCTGCCTCAACATGGTCACCATGATGGTGGAGACGGATGACCAGAGCCAGCTCAAAGTGGACATCCTCTACAACGTCAACATGgtcttcatcatcatcttcacGGGCGAGTGCACGCTCAAGATGTTGGCCCTGCGCCAGTACTACTTCACCATCGGCTGGAACATCTTCGACTTTGTGGTCGTCATCCTGTCCATTGTGG GCCTCGCACTCTCTGACCTGATCCAGAAATACTTCGTGTCACCCACGCTGTTCCGTGTCATCCGCCTGGCACGGATCGGGCGCGTCCTACGGCTGATCCGAGGGGCCAAGGGCATCAGGACGCTGCTCTTTGCTCTCATGATGTCACTGCCCGCCCTCTTCAACATcggcctcctcctcttcctggtcATGTTCATCTACTCCATCTTCGGCATGTCCAACTTCGCTTACGTCAAGAAGGAGTCGGGCATCGACGACATGTTTAACTTCGAGACCTTCGGCAACAGTATCATCTGCCTCTTTGAGATCACCACGTCAGCCGGCTGGGACGGGCTTCTCAGCCCCATCCTCAACAGCGGGCCCCCCGACTGTGACCCCGCGCTGGAGAACCCGGGCACCAGCGTCAGGGGCGACTGCGGCAACCCCTCCATCGGCATCTGCTTCTTCTGCAGCTACATCATCATCTCCTTCCTCATCGTGGTCAACATGTACATCGCCATCATCCTGGAGAACTTCAACgtggccacggaggagagcagcGAGCCTCTCGGGGAGGATGACTTCGAGATGTTCTACGAGACGTGGGAGAAGTTTGACCCCGACGCCACGCAGTTCATCGACTACAGCCGCCTCTCCGACTTCGTGGACACCCTGCAGGAGCCGCTGAGGCTCGCCAAGCCCAACAAGATCAAGCTCATCACACTGGACCTGCCCATGGTGCCAGGGGACAAGATCCACTGCCTGGACATCCTCTTTGCCCTGACCAAAGAGGTCCTGGGAGACTCTGGGGAGATGGATGCCCTCAAGGAGACCATGGAGGAGAAGTTCATGGCTGCCAACCCATCCAAGGTCTCCTACGAGCCCATCACAACCACCCTCAAGAGGAAGCACGAGGAAGTGTGCGCTGTCAAGATCCAGAGGGCCTACCGCCGGCACCTGCTGCAGCGCTCCGTGAAGCAGGCTTCCTACATGTACCGCCACCATCGGGACAGCAGCGGGG